In a single window of the Raphanus sativus cultivar WK10039 chromosome 9, ASM80110v3, whole genome shotgun sequence genome:
- the LOC130499557 gene encoding uncharacterized protein LOC130499557: MSNLTKLEINALDITGNNYMTWAVGARMHLRGSGLLETIDNTKTVSDEKKAKAMIFLRHHIHDGLKDEYITKEDPGDLWQSLKERFDHQKYVILPKAKHEWIHLRFQDYKSVSEFNSDMFGITSRMMLCGEKISDYDMIEKTLSTFHPENVVLQQQYRVNGFKRYSELMQILLVAEQNNQLVLLNHQARPTGSAPFPEVNVASSSYDNWRRRGRGRGRGRNHGRGRGRGRRFRPYDERTKKDSQENERGRDDKRQTEKVCYRCGMKGHWVRTCRTPRHLADLYKESQKGKEKSGGETNFISDEPGPSFHDLNDDTHLDVSDFLVEPENIDV, encoded by the coding sequence ATGTCGAATTTGACAAAGCTCGAAATTAATGCCCTGGATATTACGGGAAATAACTATATGACCTGGGCAGTAGGTGCAAGAATGCACCTAAGAGGTAGCGGGCTTTTGGAAACCATCGATAATACTAAAACGGTGTCGGATGAGAAAAAGGCTAAAGCCATGATATTTTTACGACACCACATACATGATGGTTTAAAAGATGAATATATTACGAAAGAGGATCCTGGGGACCTCTGGCAATCTCTTAAAGAGAGGTTTGATCACCAGAAGTATGTGATCTTACCAAAAGCCAAACACGAGTGGATCCATCTCCGGTTCCAGGACTACAAAAGTGTAAGTGAGTTTAATTCCGATATGTTCGGAATTACTTCAAGGATGATGTTATGTGGAGAGAAAATAAGCGATTATGATATGATCGAGAAAACTCTCTCCACGTTCCATCCTGAAAATGTAGTCCTGCAGCAACAGTACCGGGTGAATGGATTTAAGCGTTATTCGGAGTTGATGCAAATCCTCCTTGTAGCGGAACAAAATAATCAACTCGTGTTATTAAACCATCAGGCTCGTCCCACTGGATCTGCTCCATTCCCCGAAGTGAATGTTGCATCATCCAGTTATGATAATTGGAGAAGACGAGGACGTGGACGTGGTCGAGGTCGAAATCATGGTCGTgggagaggacgaggaagaagattcCGTCCGTATGATGAAAGAACTAAAAAGGACTCCCAAGAGAATGAAAGGGGCCGGGATGATAAAAGGCAAACAGAAAAGGTTTGCTACAGATGTGGCATGAAAGGTCATTGGGTACGTACTTGTCGTACACCAAGACACTTAGCCGATCTGTATAAAGAATCCcaaaagggaaaagagaaaagtGGAGGTGAAACGAATTTCATCTCGGATGAACCCGGGCCATCCTTTCATGATTTAAATGATGATACTCATCTCGACGTATCAGATTTTCTGGTTGAGCCAGAAAACATCGATGTGTGA